The Oncorhynchus mykiss isolate Arlee chromosome 5, USDA_OmykA_1.1, whole genome shotgun sequence DNA window gagacagactagGGTCATGCAGTtatggggggcggggggggggggggggggggggtcagtggcCCTGAGGTGAGAGGTCAGGGGTACATGGCTGTGACCCTGTGCTTGGTATACGTGCCAGGTCTACGTCGTACCACAATAGCAAGAGCAGCGCTTGCAACAGAAGAACAGAAGAGAGTAGCAACGTATTGACCCATAGTAGAACCACAGCATGTCCCAAAAAAAACCTTACTAACGAGACCATTGGAAAATCAATTCATTGGTTTAAATCCCATTTCAATCAATGTAATTAAATCAATTCATTGTCAACCAAAATGGGACGACAGTCAGAGGAAAGATCAAAGCGATAACAGAAAAAAGACATATAAAAACATTCAGGGAAAAGAGTTAGTACCAGTAGCTCTCTTTCCTAACTACAGCAGGTAGTGACCGACAAAGAAAGCAGGGGAAATAGTTCACAACATCTGTTAGGTAGTGGTCTGTGTGTTTATTTAGCTGCTACAATTAGATTTCAGAGTTAGTCAAACTGAGGAATATTGAACCTAAGCCCAAAAAGCTGAAGCACAGTTGCTGGTGtggtacacgtgtgtgtgtgtgtgtggtcacagcCATCGTCagggctagtgtgtgtgtgtgtgtgtgtgtgtacctggggctCTGTGGTGGCAGGGCCTAGATGAGGAGGAGGGACACTGGGGAGAGCTGTGGGAGTTTGGTTACTCCAGGAGGTAACTGTAGAGGCAGACCTCACCTggagaacacacatacacacagtccgcatggtacacacacacacaccaatgatgAACACACAATGGAGGAGCCCCGACAAAAACAACCCCAGCTcaacactagaggtcgaccgattaatcggaatggccgattaattttCAGAATCgctaatcggcatttttggacaccgattgtggCTGAttaaaaaaattttaaaaaagtttatttacctttatttaactaggcaagtcagttaagaacacattcttattttcaataaaggcctaggaaaggtgggttaactgccttgttcaggggcagaacgacagatttgctcagggattcgatcttacaaccttctggttaccacctgccttacattgcactccacgaggagtgcgtggcaggctgaccacctgttacacgagtgcagcaaggagccaaggtaagttgctagctagcattaaacttcttacaaaaaacaatcttaacataatcactagttaactacacatggttgatgatattaccagtttatctagcttgtcctgcatttgcatataatcgatgcggtgcctgttaatttatcattgaatcatagcctacttcgccaaacaggtgatCATTTAACAAGCGTGTTCgcaaaaaaaagcactgtcgttgcaccaatgtgtacctaaccataaacatgaatgcctttctttaaaatcaatacaagtatatatttttaaacctgcatatttagttaatattgcctgctaacattactttcttataactagggaaattgtgtcacttctcttgcgttcagtgcaagcagagtcagggtatatgcagcagtttgggctgcctggctcgttcagaactgtgtgaagactatttcttcctaacaaagacagtaattaatttgccagaattgtacataattatgacataacactgaaggttgtacaatgtaacagcaatacttagacttatggatgccacccgttagataaaatacggaacggttcagtatttcactgaaagaataaacattttgttttcgaaattatagtttccagaTATGACCATAATGACCTAAgcctcatatttctgtgtgttatgttataattaagtctatgatttgatatagcagtctgactgaacggtggtaggcagcagcaggctcgtaagcattcattcaaacagcaccttcctgcgtttgccagcagctcttcgctgtgcttcaagcattgagctgtttatgacttcaagcctatcaactcccgagattaggcagGTGTAACCAATgagaaatggctagctagttagcggggtgcgcgctaatagcggttcaatcggtgatgtccctcgctttgagaccttgaagtagttgttccccttgctctgcaagggccgcggcttttgtggagcgatgggtaacgatgcttcgaggggtggctattgtcgatgtgttcctggttcgagcccaggtaggggcgtggagagggacggaagctataatgttacactggcaatactaaagtgcctataagaacatccaatagtcaaaggttcatgttaaaaggaaccaccagctttcatatgttctcatgttctgagcacttttactttcttctccaacactttgtttgtgCATTATTTAagccaaattgaacatgtttcattatttgaggtTAAATTGATTTATGgatttattatattaagttaaaataagtgttcatttagtattattgtaattgtcattattacaaataaatataaacaaacaaaaaaattggccgattaatcggtatcggccttttttTGGCCcttcaataatcggtatcggcgttaaaatcataatcggtcgacctctactcaacACCAGAGTCAGCGGCCATCGGCCACACAACATGTGGGAACAAGACCAAAAGGGCACCCAGACAGCATCAGAATCAAGAGAGGATCATCAACCACTTAGGGGCTAATGAGGAGGCTGTGTGAGTGACTGTCACTTACCGGCTGGTAATACTGTTGCGGTGCGGTGGCAGCGGCAGGCACAGGGGCCAGAGCGGGCTGCTGGGTCACCATAGAAGGCTGGGCAGGGGTGAAGAGCTGCCTGGGCTGGGCAGCTGTGGGCTGAGGGGATGGGAGTTGGGCTACTGGGGCTGCAGCTGGAGCCTGTTGACCCAGAGCTCTGCTGAGACGGTCACGCAGCTGCTGCACCGCAACCTGGAGGTGGAGAAAATACCGCCGAATTAGAAGCAGTAGAATGGACATTACGTTCCGGCTCTGAACGAGTAACCCGAGGCAGATTGTGGGACAAATGTATTGTGTATATCATTCACCTGCTCTGTGTTCTGGGGCAGGTATGCAATGGCGTTGGTGAGGCTGCCCTGGGAGGCCAGCAGGCTGGCATACTGACTCATCTTCTCCCCCAGTAGAAGCCCCACAGCACAGGGATCAGACTCCTGGTTCTGCTCTACCGCCTTGCGGAGCACCACCACCTTCTCGACCAGATCCTGCCGCAATACAAACATTACATAGAGttagacccacacacacacaaaccagacgtacactccacacacacacccgcgtacctgcagagagagagggcagtgtCTGTCCTGTGCTCTGGTCCAGCAGGTCACCAGTTTCTCCACGTTGCCAGCGCAGATGTAACACAGACAAGCCTGAGCCTGCAGCGTGCAGTCCTCCACAGCCTCCAGTCTGCAGCCCAGCAGGTCTACAGAGACAGCAGCACAGTTGGGTTCAAAATTCACAACTGGTTCACACGGCAGCAATGGAAAGAAACTTTGAAAGGGAAGGCCAGTGAGGGAGAGCGTGAAAGGCCCCGCATGGTCAATCCGTCGTCTGCATTGATCATGCAGCATTTATAGTGatacggcctctgcagaagtcagggcattcatacttcttgcgcgTCGCTGAGGAGCAAAATTGTGAAGGAAGTGAgcttgtgtttatacaggacctgcCGCCCCCAACCAATCATGTACAGCGCAAAGCTATacggagccctccgcattgttacaaaTGTACAAAATCTGGGAGGCGCACGGCGATGCAGGagcaagcataaattggctttaagggagagtgtgtgaaagagggagagagaaagtgtccGTTCCTACCACACAGAGAGGAGAACTCCTCGGGCTGAGCATAGGTCATGACTGCAGCCAGAGCTTCCTTCCAGTTCTGCAGCTCACAGGTCTGCAGCACGTCACGCCAGTCCCTCATCACCACCGCACTGATCAGctgttaataaaaaaataaatctaaatCGTCAATAGCGTAGACCTCCCTCTGATCAGCTGCGAGACCAAATAATGGCCATAATCAATATTGTTCACGTCCCTCTGCCAGTTCCTCAACCCCACCAATCAGCTGCAGGAGACACTGAAAGTAAATCAGTAGCAGAACAGTAGCAAATACCACAGATCAACTACCTGATCACATGACCATGACACTGACTGACATCATGGTCACGGTGCTCGTCACCTTGGTGATCTTGCAGTGACCAGTGCTGGGTTACCTTGGTGATCTTGCTGTGAGTCTTGGTGAAGTACTTCCTCTGTGTTTTCTCCAGAAGCTCCGCCCCTCCGGCGATGGCCAGGATGATGCTGTCAGCCATGCGGTTGTCATGGAGACAGAGTTCCACTGCGCCCTGGAAGTCACCCGTCAGCAGGGCCTGGGTGATCAGGCCATCCACACCTGACGGGACAAAACCAACAACGGTTTGCTTTTTAAAACTTTGACAAAAAAACAGCAGCATGCAGTCAACCTAAAAATAAGAGATTCAGATTGATATTAACGGATCGTTACCTTGACTGACGCGGAGTTTAATGCCCTCTGGGACTGGAGCCTCCCCTGGCAGGCTGGCCTCTGCTGGTGGAGCCGCCTCCTGACAGACCAGAGGGGGAGTTGATCAAATGTTATTTGACCGAGAGCAGTACCGTCCCTGGAGTGTCAGTACAACTCCAACTACTGCGTAAATCTGTTGATGTCAACGGGAGATTTCCTCGGAAGCATAACAAGTGTTATTCCGTACCGCCATACCATCTACTCAGAGCTTTACATATAACCATAAAACAGCAAAGGGAAACTAAATGAACAGGTGTGAGTCTACCCCAGAGAGAAAGTTAAAGTTGAAGgaaaataggggggggggggtaaaagaaATTGGGCGAGTTACTTATAGTTAGAGATGAGACACTATGTGAAAGCAATGTCACAACATAACCGGAGCAACATAATGACATAGCAGCACCAATATAATAGGTTTACAGTTTTAGCGATGAACAACGATAACGACAAAGCAATAATAGTACGATGCGCCACTCTCTCTCTGGGATGGACTGACGGGATGAGAAGAAGGTACCTCCTCCAGAGGAATCTCTTCATTTACTGGCATCTCTTCCTGGGCGATGGGCTCAGCTCCAAGGCCTTCTGTTAGGTCTACTTCTGCTGCCAATGGTTCCAGACGTCCTGTCACTTCCACTTCTGCTGCTGGCTGGAGGTTTGCAGCAGCGATGAGGTCAAATGGATCTTCCGCTTCTGGTTCCAGAGCAGGTGTGAGTTCCACTTCTGCTGCTGGCTGGAGGTTTGTAGCAGCGATGAGGTCAAATGGATCTTCCGCTTCTGGAGCAGGTGAGAGTTCCACTTCCGCTGCTGGCTGGAGGTTTGCAGCAGCGATGAGGTCAAATGGATCTTCCGCTTCTGGAGCAGGTGAGAGTTCCACTTCCGCTGCTGGCTGGAGGTTTGTAGCAGCGATGAGGTCAAATGGATCTTCCGCTTCTGGAGCAGGTGTGAGTTCCACTTCTGCTGCTGGCTGGAGGTTTGCAGCAGCGATGAGGTCAAATGGATCTTCAGGCGGGAGTCCAGGGTCTGCTAGAGGCTGCAAGGTGGATACAGGAGGAGCCAGGTCCAGCTGGACTGCCGACTGCAGACTGGGCATTGTTGATGTCGGGTCGAAGACGGGTACAGCCTGTAAGTCCACCTGGTTGAACGCAGAAACAGGCTGTAAGTCGACTTGGTTGAACTGAAATACAGGCTGCAAGGGCACCGGGTCAAATTCTAAGACATGCTGCAAAGCTACCTGGTTAAATTCAGATACAGGCAGTGAGTTCACTTGGTTGAACTCTGTTGGAGGCTGGAGGGAAAAGGGGGCAGTGGGATCAAACATGGGTGCTTGCTGCAGGTCAGCTGGGGGGGGCAGAGCTGGGGGGGCCAGAGTAGGGTCAGACTCTGACAGGAGAGCAACGGGAGCAACAGGGGCAAGAAGCTGGGGTTCTGCGCTGAGGTCAAGAGTAAGAACAGGCTCCGATTGGAGGACAGGCATAGGATCAGAAGCTGAAAGGTCACCGCTGGGCGGGGGAGCAAGCTCTGGCTGGGGTCCAGGTTCGGGCTGGAGGGCGGGCTCAAGCGGCGGTTCGGGGGTGGGCTCAACAGTAGCAGCCTCAGGCATGGGAGGAAGGACCTCAGGCTCCGTGTTGAGCTGGGGAGCAGGAAAAGGCACTACCTCTGGTTCTGGTCCAGGATCAGCCTCAGGTTCAGGCACAGAGGTGGGGGCAGGAGCAGTGGAGGGCTGCATACATTCATACAGCAGGaaaggagtaggagaggagagccagATTCACAGAGTTCAGCAGAGCCATTCAATTGAGAGTTGTAGATAAATTATTAAcagaatcactgacatgttgGAAACCCAATAATATTCATAAAACATCATTGATTGTGTCCATTGAGATATTAGTACCGTTGAGCCCGGGTTAAGCAATGTTACAAAATATCCTTTAATTTGAGCAGTACAATAGCATTAAGAATCAGATGAGAAAATAGCATTGTCTTgcagattaaaaaaatatattatatataaaaagGTAGAATAGAAATATGTGAGGTGAAGTTATCCAAATCATATTCAATGATGATCTATGACAAAAGTCAGGAAAAGCAATTCAACGATGTTCAGCACATGAATAAGAAACGCATCCTTTTCTTACTTCACAGAAACTGTATTGTGAAACCTAGAGTTAGTGAAGTTGGACACTTTCCCAATGCCCCTACCACTTCCCTGTTTGAGCAATGAGACCAAAGCTACAGAGAGTGAATGAGCAGATATGTTTGCTCTGCATTACCATCAACTTTACCGCATACTGAACCGTATTCCACGTTGTTCATCGAATTGTCACAACTAAGGAATTATACATGtttcttccacacacacacacaaagtccttACCTCCTCAGGCTGAATAGGTTCTCCCTCTAATGCTGCTGCAATCTGTGAACAAAGGAACAACCCCAGCGGAATTAAACCAGGCTGACAGACCGCATTAggaccagacagacaacagactgACATGGCCTGAGGACATTCAGTGACGGTTCATTTCAAAACCTCACCTTTGCTGCTAGCTCCTCCTTCTTATATCCCAAAAGCTCCAGGTATTTTCCACGAGCATCATTCTCAAAGTTCACCTGAAAACACCATTTCACTTTGGTAGTAAAAGAcacgcaaaaaaaaaaagacacgCAATACTGTAAAACTTTGTTTTAACACCACAAGTCCCCATCCTTACCTTCAGGAAGGACCAGACGGTCTTCTCAAACTCGTTCTGGGCCGAGTCCATCTTCTCCTGGCAGAAGTCAACGAAGCTGCCAGCAGCCAGTGTGGCCTGCAGCTGGGCAGAGCGCTCCAGGAAGGTCGTCTCCGTAATCACCTGACTAATGTGAACCACATGGGCCGTGGGCTGCTGAGGCTGTTGGGGGTTGGGCTTGATGTTCTCCAACGACACCAGCTTACCACCAAACTGGATTTtggcggagggggggggggggggggggggggggcaggaagtGAACTTATTAGCACCATTTCAACATATCGATAGAATGTCTttagtgagagagacaggaaccAGCAGCAAAGAGTTGCCAGGAGGTGAGCTGTAGTGTGTCACTGGGCGGTATCATCATACATCCATGCATACGGCTTGACAAAGATAGCAGAGAAATTAAGGCAGAGAAGGTAGTGACTCACAGCGAAGGAGGCCCCCACGGGCCTGCGGATCCACTTGGGGGGCTTTTTGaggggggtgatggtggtggaggcGGGCGGGGCCTGGGAAAGCTGCAGGGGGGGAAGGGTCTGACCCATCCCAAATGGATCCATATTGCCAAATGACGTGCTGATCTAGAACATAGACATGCCACAgaaagtaaaatatatattttttttctcctctttttTTAAATAGATTATGTATTCATTCACACAAAGTGTCTCCAATGATGGGCTAAAATTGAAGCGAGTTTCCACTCCAAATCTCAGAATTCGTTGGAACCGCGTATGTAACCCGAAATGACCAACATGGAGGCCAGTTTCCAACCTCAACAGTGTTCATATGTGAAACTGTTTACCCACCGTGTCTGCCTGTGTCTGGCTGAAAGCCTGGCTGCTGCCCCCCATGATGGAGTAGATGCTGATGTGTCCGTCGAAGGCTGCGGCCGACAGCACCGCCGGGTTCCTGGGACACCACTGGATGTCAAAGCACCACTGGGTACTGGTAGGCAGCTCATACAGCACCTGGAGATGAAACAGCAGACAGGAATGCCTTTCTGGTTACATGTCTCCGTAATGATAATTATTAGCAGTGTACTGTAGTTTGTAGTTAGGGACCATGCTAAGAATAgcgagaccacacacacacacacacactcacctcggCGGTGTTGGGGTTCCAGCAGAGGATTCGGTTGTCTTTCCCGCAGCTCAGTAGCAGCTCAGGGTCCGCCAGGCTCCAGGCGATGGCCAGGACACCCCTGACGAACACACATACCCCCCCCGCAGATTTAATTAGCATAATGTAATCCGATCACATCCGATCTAATGAACACTTGCAATTAGTTCTGACATGTCTTGGGTGTGCCCTTTTGTTAACAGTCACACCAGAGGAGCGTGTTCTGATCACTCCTTAAATAGCAGTCATCCCCATCTCCCAGAGACCTCTAGTAACCAAGAACAGATTCATACCGCAGTCACATTCCTACGTGGTTCTCTCACAGAGTTCAGCCTCAACGGCTGAACATGATTCCATCCAATACAAAAGGTTGGACCGTGACAGTCAGTGGTTTTGACATGACTTTCTCCACGACTGGATACCAGATTCATTTGAAGTCATAATTTACCGTGTGTGGTTCTCCAGGACTTTGAGAGGGGAGGTGGCAAAACGCAGGTCCCAGATCTGGATCACTGGCATCCTGTCATCCTCCGAGGCCAGCACCAGCTGAGTAGCTACCTCGGGGTTCCATTCTAGCCCAGAGCAGtgcatctgaacacacacaagTTATCTATTAATTTACTTATTATAATGAATGTGTGGTTCTCTTTCTGCCTGCCATCTGTCACGTGGTGTTAATACTATGCTTGTACCAATGGTTGGAATCAGTACAGGGAACAGAACCAAAAACAATTTTATGATTTGAGGAACAGAACCCGAACcgaaagtgatctatactgttccggaacagaaccgttAATTTAAAAGCAACGTTCAGGGcattttttttcagtttcacaaaaATCACAACAAAgtgcctatgcaaagccctcactctgtcactcaaatGTATTCCAGTGCCCAccagctgaaaatctttgccagtgtCTGCGCGTGTAGGCCACCTGCCCTCTGAAGCATaagttactgtagcctactgacgacATTGCAAGCGtaattcagaaattagggagaggtgtttaattagagaagaatggattTACTTTTTCAacgctagttaaggatactatagttatccCGTTTCACACGgcatttattaactacaaaaaaggCAAGGCGTGTTTTTAATTCCAgtgctgctctgcacacacaagctagTTAACTAACGTTTGCTCTGGTCCAACGTTAAACCAACACCGATGTTGAAAGAtattcaaagttcctccatagaagccgcTCCTCCGTAGGTGTAGCTCTGTGGGCCTGATTCAATAAGATGCCCTGCGCTTCAAGGCAAGCTTCCCCCATCCTTTCTCctcaaaaatgtattttgcatCTCACGCCCTACACGGTGGCTggcagcacagtgtgtgtgtgtctgtctttcatTATTATTAAACCATGCGGTTATGGCAAAATACTATTTGTTCTTAACGACTTTCCTATAGAGATTAAAAATGGCTAACCCGCTCCACAGCAAGCTTCTCTATccacactgattggtgaagtaatttaaatGTTGAGGtatatggaaaaataaatgtatatatttcagaggtttaaaaaaaaaggaaCAATGTAAATCGGAACCAGTTTATCATAACTTTATTTTGCCGGTCGGAAACAGTGGAACGAAacgagagaagaaaaaaaaataacacTTCTGGAAAATAAtcttggttccaacccctggtttgTACTAATGTCAGAAGCCTCAGACCGATTCGGTTGCCAATCCTGTGTCTGTCCCAAAATAAGTGGCAAGCTTTTAACTGAAGGCGCTAGGAATACTTCCCACCCCCAAAAGTTTACAGAAAGCTGCAGGCCAGGGAGAGGACTTTTAAACTGGAGATGAAAGTGGCAGACTGAGCCCTAAACAGCAGACGTGCTTTCCGGTACGTACCCTGTTGCTGTGGTCGCTGACTTTGATGATTAGGTCGTTCTTGCGGAGGTCCCAGATGGAGGCGCGGCCGCTGGGGCTGGCTGAGGCCAGGATGTGTTGGACCTGCCTGTTCCACGCCACACAGCTGATGTCCTCTAGAGGCTGAAATAAACAAAAAGCCTGCTCACTCAAATGTTCCTCTACTATCAAATTACCTGGGTGCCGGATCCTCGTAGACAAGATAACATGAACATTTTTAAGGAAAGCACTCCAAAAAAAAGGTAAATTGTGACTACTTATGGTTTCCTTAATTAACCACGCAGAGACACGTTCTGGTGCCATTGAGTCTTACCTGAGTTTTAGGGCCTGGTGTCATCGGGGAGCCAAAGTTGTTTAGGTCCCAGATGTAGATCTCTGATTCGTTACCTCCGGAAGCCACCAGGTTGTCCTGGGGAAGGGGAGACGGAAGTAATGATTTATCATCACTAGctaacatgggggggggggggggacaatgtaaAGTACAGTAACGAACAACGAGATACACTTGACAGAGTTGGCGGAACAGTCAACAAAGGTCAGTAGACCAAAACGTTAGTATTCCAATAAAACAAAAGCAAGACGTTCTCAAGTGAGTTGAGCAATATCTCAACGTGCATATTATGCACAGAAAAGTATCATGCCAAAGCGGTTAGTGAGAGCATAGTTACAGTTAGTTCGGTGTACCTACCTGGAAGGAGTTGACATCAAGGGCTCTAACTGGCCCGCTGTGTTTGTTACTCTGAGCGATGACAACGTCACCGTGTCCAGCAATGATCTTGGCCGGGTCGTAAAGGATGACGTCGCCGTTCTCTCCCCCTGCGATGAGCACTCCAGACGGGAGACCCTGTGCATCCATGCCGTGGGGACCCCACGCCAGCTTATGGTATCTGATTGAGTGTGATAAGAGCAGTCTGAGCTTTGACGTATGTTTTCTAAACCTACCCAAGAGTTGACTTGCTCTGATGCTTGTTGTACCCTTGTCAGAACCATTCACCAATCTTTGTTGATTGACTATACTTGTTGTTTTTCCAGTAACCTGAGCTTTAACCACTACAGTTTTCACAACTACGATTCCCTACCCGGGTTTACTATACTACCTGAGATACCTGAAGAAATATAATTTACTAAGAATCCTGTTGAAAGAaagggggctcccgagtggcgctgcggtctaaggcactgcatcttttggggcggcaggtagcctagtggttagagcgttggactagtaaccgaaaggttgcaagaacaaatcccagagctgacaagattaaaaaataaataaaaatgtgaaaataagaatttgttcttaactgacttgcctagttaaataaaaggtcaaataaaaatctcagtactagaggtgtcactacagaccatggttcgattccaggctgtatcacaaccagccgtgattgggagtcccatggggtggcgcacaattggcccagcgtcgtccgggttaggccgtcattgtaaataagaatttgtccttaactgacttgcctagttaaataaaaaataaaaaaactgggTTTGGGTTACAGCTAGTGCTAAGGTTTCActacctgtgagaggaggagtaTGCTCCACGGAGCTTCATgtccagagaaggctcggccagGTCCAGCTCAAAGATCTCCAGAGAGGCGGAGGTACTGAAGGAGGCATCCAGCTGCTGGGCTGACGTacctggacacagagacagacgggTGAGCAGTCAGCAATACCTGACCAGGTAGACGCACTAACAGGACAGCTGTTCAGACAACAAATATTAAACGAGTCAGTTTTCAAGGATATTCAAAAACTTGTGGCTCATGACGAGACTATGACTCCAACATAGAGAGGAGAATAGCTGCTCCTGCAGCTCAACTCTTTCTGAAATTTAATCTGGAAAATTGATGCATCACCCCTGTCAGTGCAACATGTACAGTTGGGGGTCTTGAATTATGGGATCCCTTGATGATAAGCAAAAAataatgtataaaataaataacacaaatactgagctatattgtatggaAAGACATTCTGGGAAATTATATTTAATACCAAaaaattgctcagagaaatagaTTGTGTAACAAATAATAACGGGGGGGAGGGTTAAAAATGATTGGATCCCGTTTTCAATATTCCAGCACCCTCCCCTTACGAGGATaacgacactgagcctttttataaaatgtttaatgagattggagaacacagtgggagggatcttagaccattccacAATACGGAATAAGGTTTTCAGTCGAGTTTAAgcctggagactgagatggccattgaaaAATGATGATTTttgttgtgtgcttagggtattgtcttgctggaagattcaCGTGAGGCCAAGTTccagccttctggcagaggcaCGCAAGGTGTTTGGCTAAAATGTTCTGGTATCATTCATGATACTGTTGACCTTAACAGGGGcaccaggaccagtggaagcaaaatagccccataacatcaaagatccttCCCCATATTTTACAGTTGAGATTAGGTATTTTCTGCATTGCTCTTTCAAAAGTCAAACACCCTGGTGTGCATGGCCAAATACCTTTATTTTTTATGACTATAGCACCGAtttcaatccaagtgccaatgccgttgAGCAAACTCAAGgcagtgctatggtcagatgacatgaaaatagagctctttggccacgcacacgaACGCCCGAGTTGGCCTTCAAAAGAACGCATATGCAGAAAATACCTACTTCCGGTCGTCAAATATGTCCGAGATTCTCAGTAAAGTGTACAAAAGATACCTGCTGCCAGGTACACAGGATGGTGCTGTGCTGGGCTCCAGCTCTGGATGGCCGTGCGGTTGATCTCTTTGAGCTTCATTCTGATGGGGAGAAAACAACCCAAACAAGAA harbors:
- the sec31a gene encoding protein transport protein Sec31A isoform X3; this translates as MKLKEINRTAIQSWSPAQHHPVYLAAGTSAQQLDASFSTSASLEIFELDLAEPSLDMKLRGAYSSSHRYHKLAWGPHGMDAQGLPSGVLIAGGENGDVILYDPAKIIAGHGDVVIAQSNKHSGPVRALDVNSFQDNLVASGGNESEIYIWDLNNFGSPMTPGPKTQPLEDISCVAWNRQVQHILASASPSGRASIWDLRKNDLIIKVSDHSNRMHCSGLEWNPEVATQLVLASEDDRMPVIQIWDLRFATSPLKVLENHTRGVLAIAWSLADPELLLSCGKDNRILCWNPNTAEVLYELPTSTQWCFDIQWCPRNPAVLSAAAFDGHISIYSIMGGSSQAFSQTQADTISTSFGNMDPFGMGQTLPPLQLSQAPPASTTITPLKKPPKWIRRPVGASFAFGGKLVSLENIKPNPQQPQQPTAHVVHISQVITETTFLERSAQLQATLAAGSFVDFCQEKMDSAQNEFEKTVWSFLKVNFENDARGKYLELLGYKKEELAAKIAAALEGEPIQPEEPSTAPAPTSVPEPEADPGPEPEVVPFPAPQLNTEPEVLPPMPEAATVEPTPEPPLEPALQPEPGPQPELAPPPSGDLSASDPMPVLQSEPVLTLDLSAEPQLLAPVAPVALLSESDPTLAPPALPPPADLQQAPMFDPTAPFSLQPPTEFNQVNSLPVSEFNQVDLQAVPVFDPTSTMPSLQSAVQLDLAPPVSTLQPLADPGLPPEDPFDLIAAANLQPAAEVELTPAPEAEDPFDLIAATNLQPAAEVELSPAPEAEDPFDLIAAANLQPAAEVELSPAPEAEDPFDLIAATNLQPAAEVELTPALEPEAEDPFDLIAAANLQPAAEVEVTGRLEPLAAEVDLTEGLGAEPIAQEEMPVNEEIPLEEEAAPPAEASLPGEAPVPEGIKLRVSQGVDGLITQALLTGDFQGAVELCLHDNRMADSIILAIAGGAELLEKTQRKYFTKTHSKITKLISAVVMRDWRDVLQTCELQNWKEALAAVMTYAQPEEFSSLCDLLGCRLEAVEDCTLQAQACLCYICAGNVEKLVTCWTRAQDRHCPLSLQDLVEKVVVLRKAVEQNQESDPCAVGLLLGEKMSQYASLLASQGSLTNAIAYLPQNTEQVAVQQLRDRLSRALGQQAPAAAPVAQLPSPQPTAAQPRQLFTPAQPSMVTQQPALAPVPAAATAPQQYYQPVRSASTVTSWSNQTPTALPSVPPPHLGPATTEPQVQPTPPMYGMPPSGSAAPPASSSAAYPPMYSHQYQPYPPASQYNLGTGGPAIYSPLQYSAPPPPSFSSSSPQAPAPGFMPQYTQQPLYPPPSMGQPVSSAPPFSPPPLSSGASFQHGGPGSPASYMPPLPPTGSSEGYNPDTTCFMEGEGPQNGWNDPPTLSRVPKKKKVPENYTPPSPIMAPIFSPLGAGDPQQPPYMPPGQAQNQAPYQGMQQQMAPPPMNPGMLKTRGGSVEGAPGAPTGDTIQPLQSIPAEKITMKPIPDEHLVLKNTFEGLIHKCLAAATDPQTKRKLDDANKRLEALYDKLREQTLSPAIIGGLHNMVQCIESRSYVESLNIHTHIVSSSNFSETSAFMPVLKVVLTQANKLGV